Below is a genomic region from Microbispora sp. ZYX-F-249.
CCTCTCGCGAGGATCCCTCACGAACCGGTCACCGCGCGCCCCTGTCATCCGGCCGTGACAGGGGGTGAACAATGGAGACATGATCTGCCCAGCGTGCAGGGAGCACCGGCACGAGGAGTGCCGTGGCGGGTCCTGGTGCGACTGCCAGCACCAGGAGCCGTCCGAGAAGGACCACGAGGCCGAGCCGCCGGAGAACTGGATACGCAAGGGGTGACGACCCCGCGTCACATTGCCGTCACAATCCCGCATCCTGGACACGAACTTGGACATCCAGGATCTCAGAGGTATCGTTTGGGACATGCCAGCGGACCCGTTGCTCGTCGTGCGACGCCACGTCGATCTCCTGCGTGTCCGTAGCGCGATCTGTATCGACGCCGGCTGACCGTCGCCCTCCGCTGATCCATCCGGGCGCTCGGCCAGGCGTCGTTTTCGTATGCCCTCACACTCGACGGCGAGGTGAGAGGCCGCCTGCGCCGGCGTCCCGCCGAACACCGATCTCAGACCGAGCCTCGGAGAAGGACGTGTGCCCATGAGCACCCCGGCCCGCCCGGCGAACCGCCATCACAAGCGCCCGCGTGGCGAAGGTCAGTGGGCTCTCGGTTACCGTGAGCCGCTGAACAAGAACGAGGAGAACAAGAAGGCCGACGACGGGCTGAACGTCCGTCAGCGGATCATCGACATCTACTCCAAGCGCGGCTTCGACTCCATCGACCCCGCCGACCTGCGCGGCCGCTTCCGCTGGTACGGCCTGTACACCCAGCGCAAGCCGGGCATCGACGGCGGCAAGACGGCCGT
It encodes:
- a CDS encoding putative leader peptide; the protein is MPADPLLVVRRHVDLLRVRSAICIDAG